GAGCGGCGCCCACGAAGAAGTAATAGCCGTCCGGCTGCTGGCGCGAGGCGAGCGAGGCGCCTGCCGTGCCGCCGGCACCGGCGCGGTTCTCGATGACGATGCCCTGTCCGAGTTGCTTTTCAAGCTGGGCGGCGAGCGGCCGGGCAAAGGCGTCGGTGCCGCCGCCGGCAGCGAACGGCACCATCCATGTGATCGGACGGTTCGGCCAGGTTTGCGCCACAGCGCCGGTGGCCGCGAAGACAAGGGTCGAGAAGGCCGCAAGGGCCGCGAGAAGGGTGCGCTGCATGTTTCCTCCAGCAGGATGTGTCGCGGCTTGGTCCGGGGGGCCGCTGTTCTGTCTGAAGGATGAGACTAGCGCGGGCCGGAGGAGTTGCAAGCCGAATGGGTGAGGCAACCCTCGGTCAATGCCGGCTCTTCTTGCGGCGCGGATGGATCGTCTCGCCGCGCGCCAGCATGGCGACCAGCTTGACGATCCAGCTGGTCCGCGTCTCTGGCTTCTTCGCGGCCGTGACGCGGTGGAGCACGGCATAGCGGTTGGCGCTGTCGAGCGCGCCGAACAGGGCTTTGGCTGGGGGATTGTCGTCGAGCGCCCGTTGCAGGTCGTCCGGCACGGCCATCCGGCTTGGCGGCTCATAGGCGATAGCCCATCGGCCATCGGCCTTGGCTGCCTCCACCTCGGCAAGGCCAGCAGGCTTCATGCGGCCGTCAGCGAAGAGCCTCTCCACCCGGTCGCGATTGAGCGCCGCCCAGATGCTGCGCGGTCTGCGCGGCGTGAAGCGGACCCGCCAGGCCTTGTCGTCGATCGGCTTGGCCTGACCGTCGATCCAGCCGTGGCAGAGCGCGATATCCACGGCTTCGTCACGGCTCAGCGTGACACCGCCAGACCCCTTCTTGGCAAAGACCAACCAGCAGCCGCTCGAACTCGCTCCGCCGGAATCGAGCCAGGCGTCGAAGGTGGCGGCGTCGGAGAAGGTCAGGACCGGGAGGTCGGCTGCCGCCATCAGGTCACGTTCCGATGCGCAGCGGCGCGTTGAGCTTGCGCAGTGCCGCGATCACCGACAGCGCGGTGATCCGCCCGGTCTTCGGGTTCTCCGACGGGATGTTCTCGATCGCCAGCGTCAGCTTGGCGGAGTCGGCGTCGACCTCGATCGAATGGCAGTTCCGCGTGACGCCCGGATCGGCCCAGATGTCGATGGTCGTGCGGTCGGGGCCGATGCCGGCAAGCGACAGGGCGGCGGCGACATTCACATTGGCCGGGAAGCCCTTGGCCGCCTCGCGCGCGGTGCCCGAGAACACCAGCGTCGGCGTGGTCACCTTGTCCATGTCGAGGCCCTTCTCGATGAGATAGGGCGCGCCTTTCAGACCCACCGGCGGCTTGCGCGTGGTCATCTTCACCGAATGGATCGTCCCTTCGGCTGCGGCCGTCACCGCATCGAGGCCGAGCAGTGCGCCGGTCGGCACGATGATCTGGCCGCCATGGGCCTTGGCAAGCTCCATCAGGTGCGGGCGCGGCAACAGCGCGCCGCAGGACAGGACCATCACCTTCTTGCCCGCTTTCAGCATGGGCACGCAGATCTCCTCGATGATCGAGGCCGGTGCGCATTCCACCGCGAGATCGGCGAGCTTGGGGAAGTCCGCGAGATCGACCACCGGGCAGGCAATACCCTCGGATTTCAGCCAGGCCTCTGCCTTGGCGCGGTCACCGGATGCGATCGCGGCCAGTGTCAGGCCGGGCAATGTGCCATCCGAGATGCGGCGGGCGAGCGTCTTGCCGATGGCGCCGAGGCCGGCAATGGCGATGCGGGTGGGGGACATCAGAAAGGCTCCGGATCGAGGGGCTGCGGACCATAAAGGCAAATCCGCAGCGCGCCAGTGGGGTGCGTCATGACGCCCATGCGGCATTGCGCCGGATAAGGGTTTCCCCGTGGCGCCGGCTGGGTCATGATGAAGGTTGTTCCTTTCAGGAGTTGCCCATGTTTGCCCGCCTGACGCGCCGTGCCGCGCTTGCCGCCGCCCTCTTGGCTCTGCCCGCAACCGCCTTCGCGCAAAGCTGGCCGACCCGGCCCGTCACCATGATCATCCCCTTCGCGGCGGGTGGGCCGACCGATGTCCTCGGCCGCGTCATGGCCGAACGCATGTCGCAGATCCTGGGGCAGCAGGTCATTGTCGAGAATGTCGGCGGCGCCGGCGGCATGACCGGCACGGCGCGCGTCGCCCGCCAGGGCCAGGATGGCTATTCCTTCGTCCTCGGCACGGTCGGCACCCATGCGGTGAACCAGACGCTCTACAAGGAGCCGCTCTACAACGCCGCGACGGATTTCGCCCCCGTGACGCTGATCGCCGAGGTGCCGCTGATCCTGATCACCCGAAAGGACTTCCCGGCCAGCAACCTCCAGGAGTTCATCGCCTATGTGAAGGCGAACCAGTCCAAGCTCCAATATGCCTCGGCCGGTGCCGGCTCGGCCGTCCATCTCGGCTGCCTCTATCTCAATTCGGTCATCGCCACGAATGACGTGACCCACGTGCCCTATCGCGGCTCGGCCCCGGCGATCCAGGACCTGGTCGGCGGCCGCGTCGACTACATGTGCGAGATTTCTTCCACCGCTCTGCCCCATATCCAGGGCGGGACGGTCAAGGCGCTGGCGACCATGACCTCGGCCCGTGCCGCCGTGCTGCCGGACCTGCGGACCGCCCAGGAGCAGGGTCTGCAGGGCTTCGAGGCCTATACCTGGAACGCCTTCTTCATGCACAAGGCGGTCGATCCCGCCATTCTGGCCCGTCTGCGCGCCGTCACGATCGAGGCCATGGACACAGCTGCCGTGAGGGATCGCCTCGTGGCGCTGGGCGCGACCATGGCGGTGCCGGATCGTCGCGGCGGCCCCTATCTCCAGCGTCTCGTGGAAAGCGAGATCGCCAAATGGGCCGGCCCGATCCGCGCGAGCGGCGCGACCCAGTAAGCGCTGCCTAAGCCTCGGCCCCCGCCAGCGCGGCGAGCACAGTCGCGCGCCGGGGCAGCGGCGCCACAGCGCCGAAGCCGGTGGCGGAGAGAGCCGCCGCCGCGCAGGCATAGCGGCCCGCGGCGAAGGGATCGCCACTGTTCAGCCATTCCGCGAGGAAGGCGCCGTCGAAACAATCGCCGGCGCCGGTCGCATCCACCGCCTTCACCGGGATGGACGGGATCACGCGCCGCTCGGTGGACGTCGCGATCAAGGCGCCGTCCTTGCCAAGCGTCAGGGCGACAATCTTTGAACCGCCCTCGAGATAGAAATCGGCGATGGCATCCGGCGTCTCGCGGCCGGTCAGCTGGCGGGCATCGTCGACACCGGGAAGCGCGATGTCGGCGAGCGCCATAGCGGCATTGGTGACGGCACGGGCGCGCTCGATCGGCCAGAGCCGGAGGCGCAGGTTGGTGTCATAGGAGACGGTGACGCCCGCCGCTCGCGCAGCCTCTATGGCGGCGATCACCGCATCGCTGGCATTGGGCGAGATCGCCTGCGAAATGCCCGAGACATGCAGGATCTTGGCCTGGCTGATCGCCGCGAGCGGCAGATCGGTGGCTTCGACGCGGGCTGCGGCAGACCCTGCCCGCCGATAGGTGAACTCGTGACCTTCCGGCCCATGGGTCACGAAATAGAGCCCGGTATCGGCGCCGGACCTGAGCCGCATCGCCGATGTGTCGATGCCCTCCGCCTGCCAGAGGTCGAAGAAGCCCCGGCCGAAACTGTCGTCGCCCACCGCGCCGATCACGCCGACGCTGGCGCCGGAGCGGGCGGCGGCAATGGCGCAGTTCGACGTGTCGCCGCCATAGCCGAACAGGTAGTTCGGCTCGCCGGGCCGGGTCTGGTTGAACTCGCCGAGCGGTTCACCGAAGCAGAGGATGTCGGGCATGTCTGGGGCAGGGGCTCTGAGTGCGGAAGTTGCGGCAGCATAGGGCCAGCCCGCGCGAGGGCAACCCGGCTCCCTGAGCCAAGGAGAGTCAGGGCAGCACGGCCGTCGGTTCCGATCTGGTCTTGTCGACATCGCGAACTGGCTCCTCACAAGCGACCAGTTGCATGCGACACCCAGAAGATCGATGGAGCCGCGCCGTGGCTCACGGGGAACGATCCATCTGCGAAAGGGCTGGTCCATGACCCACATCATCTGCCAAAGGCGCCTTCTGCAGCCCGTTTCTCGCTATTTTTCGGGCGTGTACGGTCCGTTCTTGACCCGTCGCAATGACCGTCTCATCCCACACGTTTAGGTCTTGTCAGATTGGTGCGTTGCAGTATCATTTGTGTACGAATGATCTAGCGCGCCTCGCTCCCCAAGGGTCCGCCCATGTCCAACCTGAATTCCGAACGTGTCCTCGAAGTGCGGCACTACACGGACCGTCTGTTTTCGTTCAAGACGACGCGCGACCCGGCGTTCCGCTTCGTCAATGGGCAGTTCACGATGATCGGGCTGGAGATCGAGGGACGGCCGCTCATGCGCGCCTATTCCATGGCCTCGTCCAATTACGAGGAGACCCTGGAGTTCTTCTCCATCAAGGTGGCGAACGGCCCCCTGACCTCAAGGCTTCAGCACATCAAGGTGGGCGACACGGTCCTGGTCGGCCGCAAGCCCACCGGCACGCTGGTGCAGGATGCGCTCCTGCCGGGCAAGAACCTCTATCTCTGCGGCACCGGCACGGGCCTTGCCCCGTTCATGAGCGTTATCAAGGACCCGGACATCTATGACCGGTTCGACAACGTGGTGCTGATCCACGGCACGCGCACGATCTCCGAACAGGCCTATCGCGGCTATATCGAGGACGAGCTGCCGAACGACGAGCTGATGGGCGAACTGGTCCGGGAGAAGCTCAAATATTACCCGACCGTGACCCGCGAGCCCTTCGTCCACAATGGCCGCATCACCAACCTGCTCGCCTCCGGCAAGCTGCAGGAAGACCTCGGTCTCCAGCCGCTCGATCCTGCCAATGACCGCGTGATGATCTGCGGTTCGCCGGCCCTGCTCGCCGACATGGTCAAGATGCTGGAGGAAAAGCACTTCGACGAGGGCGCGATCTCCAAGCCGGGCCATTTCGTCATCGAAAAGGCCTTCGTCGAGAAATAGCTGAAGCGCCGCCGGAACTGGTCGTCCTCGACCGGCGTTGAACCTTTCGCCCTCTCGGCCCGACCCATGCCCGAAGCGCCGATTGCGATGACCCCTTCAGGGGCGTCGCTCGCGGTGCTCGGCCGGGGGCGGTCGTATCAGTTTGCCGTGCCCCGGTTCGCAAGACCGCACGAACCGCATGGGCACGACAATGAATTCCGAGACCGAAGCCGGCACATCGCCTGAAGGCGGGGCCGCAGAACCTCCCGAACCTCGGCGGTCCAGGCCCTGGACGCGGATCCTGGCGGCCCTTGGTCTCGTCATCGTGGCCGGCGGCGGCGTCCAGCTGATGCGCGAGAGCGAGCGCACCCGCACCACAGCGATGCTGTCCTACGAACTGCGCCTCAGCGGCGATGCCGTTGGCCCGGCGCTGCTCGGCGGCGACCACGACGAAGGCCGCTTGCTGGTGGAGCTCATCTCCGACATGCACGGCATTGCCGCGGCCGACGGTCCGCGCTGGACCCGCGACGAGGGCAACCGCATGATCGTTTCCGGCCGCTTCCCGCTGACCAAGGCCGGCAAGCCCGAGGCGATCGTCGTCTCGCGCGCCCGCATCAGCAATTTCCGCTTCGGCCTCGACCTGCCGCCCAACCCCGCACCGACCCATGGCTTCGACGGCTGGCGCCGTGCCGACGTCGCCTTCAGCCCGGATGGGGAGCCGATCACCGCCGGTCTGGAGCAATATGAGCTGCGGCTGCGGATCGAGCGGAAGCTCTACTGAGACGGCTCAGCGCCGAACCTGGCTTGCGCATTCAACAGGTCGATATCAGCCCACACCCGATGTTCGCCGCGGGCATAGGCCTCGGCATTCTTGGCGTAGAGCCAGGCGTTGAAGCGGTTGGCCCGGCTGTTGTCGCGGCTGGCCTTCACCACGGCCGGAATGCCGGCGACGATCGAATTCGCCGGCACGATCGTGCCTTCCTTCAGGAAGGCGCCGCCGGCAATGATCGAATTCTCGCCGATCACCGACCCATCCATAATGGTCGCGCCGATGCCGACCAGCACATTGTCGCCAAGCGTGCAGCCATGCAGCGTGACGCGGTGGGTGATCGAGCAATTGGCGCCCACGATGGTCGGAAAGCCCGATCCGACATGGATCATCACGAAGTCCTGGACGTTCGACCCCTCGCCGATCACCACCTCATGGGCTTCCGCGCGGATGACGGCATTGGGCCAGACCGAGACGCCGGCCCCAAGCCGCACCTTCCCGTAGATCTGGGCACTCGGATGGACAAAGGCCGCGGAATCGATCGCCACATGGGCGCTGGTCAGCGGGAAGGCCGGGCCCGGCAGCATAGGGGTCGCTCCGTCTCAGGCGGCAGCGCCGGCTGGCGCACGCGATGAGGCGCGACCTTGCCCGCCGGGCTTTTGCCGGGCAAGGCGGCCGATAGGGCGATGGATCAGGAGCGGGCGGGCGCGACCGGCTCGAGCCAGGTGACCGAGAACGTTTCGGCGACCTCGGCGTCGAAGCTCGCCTCGGGGCTCAGCGGCGGAGCGGTGAGCGTCGGCAGGTCCTGCTCGTCGCGGATCATGGCTGGGTCCTCTCGGTCGGCCGCGGCGTCGAGCCGGTGGATCGTGTGCTGGCCTGGTCGGCCATCTGGAAGAACAGCGCGCGCATCACCGCGGCATTCTCCATTTCGGGCAGCGCGCGCAGGTGCGGATAGAGTTGGTCGAAGGCGTTTTCGAGCAGGCTCGCCACCACGCCGGTGCCCTGCGGGATCTCGTCGGCGGCATAGCTCGCCAGCGCATTGCGCCCGGCAAGCGCTGCGATCTGGATCAGCACGCGCTCCTCGATCTCACCGGTTGCGCGCTGCTGTTCGCGGGCGAACGTGGCGCAGGCGTCGAGCGCGCGCATGCTGGCGGTGCGCAGTTCGGCATCGGCCACCATGGCTTCGGTCGTGTAGGTTTCGGTCAGAGTGGGCGCGCAAGCCTCCTGGGCCGCAGCAGGAAGCGCGGTGATCAGCAGGGCGGCGAGGGCGGTCGGGATCAGCGCGCGCATGGGCGCCTCCGTCTGGATGAATTATCCGGTCGGAGGACGGTGGACTGATCCGGTTAACGAGGGATTAATGGTCGGTGCGGCGCACTCACCGCACCCGGTTGCCCGCCACGGTGAGCTGCGCGAACCGCCCGACGCCGTCACGCGTCATGTCGCCGGTCACGGGCCGCTTCCACTCCATGCCGACTACTGCGCCGCGGCTCGCGCCCTGCACCAGATTGTTGGCAACCAGTGCTTCGCCCGCGCCCGGCGCCACCGACACGGCGATGCCGACCGGCGAACCCTTGATGACATTGGCGGTGACCGAGAGGTCGCGCATGTACTGGCCCCAGCCGAGCCAGATGCCGGCGGTCGGCGCCCCCTCGATGATGTTCGACGAGATCGCCGCATCGGCTTCCGCCGCGATGCCGATGCCCGAGGCATCGTTCGGATCGGTGCCGGCGGGGCGCTGGCCCACGAGGTTGCGGATGATGTTGCCGTGGATGTTGGCGAGACGGCCGCCATGGTTGAAATTGGTCGCGACGATGCCGAGTGCCGCGCCGTCGATGATGTTGTTGGCGACCACCGCGCCTTCGAAGCCGAATTCGACATAGATGGCGACCTCGCCGAGCGAGGCGCAATTGTTGCCGGTGATCGAGATATTGGCCGTACCATTGGCGCGGATGGCGGAGAAGGCCGCGCCGCGGATGCGGTTGCCCGAGATGGTCACATTGCCCGCGCGATAGACATTGATGGCATTGCCGTTCTGGCCGGAGCCGCCGTCGCGCGCGCCAATCTCCTCGATGCGGTTGCTGTCGACGATCGTGCCGTCGTCGCCGGCATTGGTGCGCCAGACGAGAATGCCGTTGTTGGCCGCCGAGCGGATGGTGTTCTGGCTGATCGTCAGCCCGGCCGAATCAAGCGCCACCAGCCCCGCCTTGGCGACACCGGAAATGGTGTTGCCGCGGACCAGGCCCTCGATCCCTTCCAGCACCAGGCCGTGATGGGTGGAACCGGCAATCTCGCAATCCTCGACCCGCACCGAGCGGCCCTGATGCAGCGAGATCAGGCCGCGCCGGTCGGGCAGGGGCTTGCCCTGACCGTCGACCACAAGGCCCGACAGCGTGATCTGGTCGGCGCGCGGCGCCACCAGGCAGCCTGTGCCGCCCTGGAACAAGAGGCGCGTCTGACCACGCACGCCATGGATATGCGCGCCTGCGGGAATGCGGATCTCGCCGACCTTGTAGGTGCCGGCGGCGAGGCTCAGCGGCATGCGCGAGCCGGCGGCGGTATCCACCGCACGCTGGAAAGCGCGCGTCTGATCGTCGGAAGCGCCGGGGCGGAGGCCAAAACCTGTCCCTTCCAGCACGGCAGCACGTGCCGAGGCGGGGACCGCGAGAACAGCGGCGCTGGCAAACAGGAACGAGCGGCGATTAAGCGACATGGGCAGCGACATGGGGCAGCGCCTCCGGGCGGTTGACGTCAGAAGCGCAAGCGCCGTGCCGTGAGAAGCTGTGCCGGAATGGGAGGACGGTCTGCGCCGGCGTTGATTGTGTCGTCCGGCTTGAGCCATCAGATTTGGCACCAGGAGATTCCCCCCATGCGCCTCGCCGTCATCGCCGATATCCACGGCAACGTCCTCGCCCTCGACGCGGTTCTGGCCGACATCGCCGCGCGCGACCTCACCCGCATCGTCAATCTCGGCGACTGCGTCTCAGGGCCGCTCTGGCCGCGCGAGACGGCGGAGCGACTGATGGCGCTGGATCTGCCGACCGTGCGCGGGAACCACGACCGCTGGGTAGCGACCGAGGATCCGGAGAAGATGTATTTCTCCGACCGGTTCGCGCTCGACGAATTGCCGGCCGAAGCCATCGCCTGGCTCGGCGGCCTGCCCACCATGCTCGACCTCGATCTGGCCGGCGTCGGCATCCGGGCCTTCCACGCGACGCCCGCCGACGACAATCGCTATCTGATGGAAGACGCGACCGGCGGGCGGCTGGTCCAGGCCGGCGCCGAGTCGATGCGCCATCGCCTCGGTGATCCCGGTTCGGCGCGCCTCGCGCTCTGCGGCCACAGCCATCTTGCCCGGCTCATCGAGCTTGAGACCCCGGCTGTCACCCTCCTCAATCCCGGCAGCGTCGGCTGTCCGGCCTATTCCGACCCGACGCCGCCGGAGCCCCATGTCTCCGAGGTCGGCTCGCCCCATGCCCGCTATGCGATTGTCTCCGCAGCTGATGGCGCGCTCACCAGCATCGACATGGTCGCCGTGCCCTATGACTGGAAGGCCGCCGCCGCGCGCGCCGCCGAACTCGGCCGCCAGGACTGGGCGAGGGGACTCACCTCGGGCTTCGCCAAATAGCGCTCAGGCCATGATCGCGCTGGCCGCGATCACCGCGGCGTCGGCGAGATCGGCTTCGGTCAGCCGCCGCGTGAAGTCGCCACGCGCCGAGGGGCCGGACCTGAGCGGCAGCGGCACATGGACGAACAGCGCGCGCGCCGTTCGTCCGGCAGCCACCGCCTCTAGCGCGTGCCAATAGGAAAAGTTGCAGAGGTATTGGCCGGCACTGTCCGACAGGCGCGCGTTGAGGCCGGCCTGCCGGAGCGTCTCGGTCAGCGCCAGCGTGCGAAAGCCGGTGGACTTCCGGTAGGGCTCGCCATCGGCGATGTCCGGCCGCACGTGAAAGACACCCGAGGCGTCCGGCACCCGGCGCGTCGTCACATTGTGGGCATGGCGCTCGATGCGGAGATGGCCGGTGCGCCCGGCCAAACCGAACAGCAGCACGGCATCGGGCTTTGCGAGATCGATCAGGCGCGGCAGGTCGCGCTCCACCTCGGTGTAGACCGTGTTGAACACATGCGGCACCACCCGGATGCCCGGCAGGCGCGCCCGCGCTACCGCCTGCACCATGGCGGGCGTCGGGTTGCGCTCCCAGCCGGGAAAGGGGCCGAAGCCGGTGACAAGAAGGGTCTTCACGTCAGCCACCGCGTCAGCCGCGTCACTGCCTCTTCCATATGCTCGGTCGAGCCGGCGAACGAGAAGCGTATGGCGCGCATGCCGCCATAGGGGTCGAAGTCAGGCCCCGGCGTCGCGGCAACGCCGGTCTCGGCCAGCATGCGCCGGGCAAAATCGAGCGAGTCATTGGTGAGGTGGCCGATATCGGCATAGATGTAGAAGGCGCCGTCCACCGGCAGAAGCCGCGTCAGCCCGGCCTTGGGCAGGCCCTCGAGCAGCACCTTGCGGTTGGCCGCATAGCCGGCCTTGATCACCTCAAGCTCCGCGTCGGCATCGAAGGCGGCCAGAGCCGCCATCTGGCTGAGCTTCGGCGCCGAGATGAACAGGTTCTGCGTCAGGCATTCGACCGCCCGTGTCAGGCTCTCCGGCACCACCATCCAGCCGATCCGCCAGCCGGTCATGCAGTAATATTTCGAGAACGAGTTGATCACCACGACATCGTCGGAGGTCTGAAGCGCGGTGGCGCAGGTCATGCCGTAGGACAGGCGATGGTAGATCTCATCCGAGATGAAGCGGATGCCGAGATCCTGCGCCGCCTCGATCAGCGCAGAGAGCGCCTCCGGCGTCATCATCGTGCCGGTCGGATTGGCGGGGCTGGCGATCAGCAGGCCCTTGAGCGGCTTCTTCGCGTGCTCTGCCGCCAGCATGTCCGGCGTGATCGCGTAGCGGGTGGCCGCCGTCGTCTCGATGAACACGACCTCGCAGCCCAGCGCCTCCAGGATGTTCTTGTAGGCCGGGTAGCCCGGGCTCGCGATCGCCACCCGGTCGCCCACCTCGAACAGAGCGAGAAACGACAGGATGAAGGCCGACGACGAGCCCATCGTCACCGCGATGCGGGAAATCGGCACTTCGACGCCATGCGCCTCGGCATAATAGCGGGCAATGCGCTGGCGAAGCTCGGGAATGCCCAGCGCCAGCGTGTAACCGATCTGGCCCTCCATCAGGGCGTCCGCCGCCGCCTTGCGGACCGACATCGGGGTCGGCGCCGCCGGCTGGCCGACCTCCATATGGATGACGCTTCTGCCCTCGGCCTCGGCCTTGGCGGCATCGGTCATCACGTCCATCACGAGGAAGGGCGCGACCGAGCCGCGCTTGGTCGGCGTGATCAGCGGGCGCGCCGCCCGGGCTCGGGCAATCAGGGCATCGGACATGGGCATCCTCGTCATCGTTTCGCCCGCTTGGCCTGTAACAGGATGTTGGCGGGGGAACGCGAATTGTCCTTGGCGCCTAACACAGATGGGCGCGACGGTCACCGGTCTCGCCCGAACGTGAACGTGCCCTGCGTTGACCGGCTCATGCCCTTTCCCTAGGTTCCGCCCACGATGATGCTTCGCAAGACTTCGACCCGCATCGCCGCCGCGGCGTTGGCAGGCCTTCTGGCCTTGGGCACAGTCATGCCTGCTCATGCCCAGTCGATCCCGCCGGGCGTGCCGCTGATCCGCGACACCGAGATCGAGAACCTCCTGCGCGACTATGCGCGTCCGCTGTTCCGCGCGGCCAATGTCGGCGGCAGCCAGACCAATGTCGTCATCATCAACAGCCGGGGCTTCAACGCCTTTGTCGCCAATGGCCGGCGCGTCTTCATCAATGCCGGCGCGATCATCGATTCCAAGACGCCCAACGA
This region of Phreatobacter aquaticus genomic DNA includes:
- a CDS encoding pyridoxal phosphate-dependent aminotransferase, with translation MSDALIARARAARPLITPTKRGSVAPFLVMDVMTDAAKAEAEGRSVIHMEVGQPAAPTPMSVRKAAADALMEGQIGYTLALGIPELRQRIARYYAEAHGVEVPISRIAVTMGSSSAFILSFLALFEVGDRVAIASPGYPAYKNILEALGCEVVFIETTAATRYAITPDMLAAEHAKKPLKGLLIASPANPTGTMMTPEALSALIEAAQDLGIRFISDEIYHRLSYGMTCATALQTSDDVVVINSFSKYYCMTGWRIGWMVVPESLTRAVECLTQNLFISAPKLSQMAALAAFDADAELEVIKAGYAANRKVLLEGLPKAGLTRLLPVDGAFYIYADIGHLTNDSLDFARRMLAETGVAATPGPDFDPYGGMRAIRFSFAGSTEHMEEAVTRLTRWLT
- a CDS encoding YdeI/OmpD-associated family protein; amino-acid sequence: MAAADLPVLTFSDAATFDAWLDSGGASSSGCWLVFAKKGSGGVTLSRDEAVDIALCHGWIDGQAKPIDDKAWRVRFTPRRPRSIWAALNRDRVERLFADGRMKPAGLAEVEAAKADGRWAIAYEPPSRMAVPDDLQRALDDNPPAKALFGALDSANRYAVLHRVTAAKKPETRTSWIVKLVAMLARGETIHPRRKKSRH
- a CDS encoding metallophosphoesterase family protein translates to MRLAVIADIHGNVLALDAVLADIAARDLTRIVNLGDCVSGPLWPRETAERLMALDLPTVRGNHDRWVATEDPEKMYFSDRFALDELPAEAIAWLGGLPTMLDLDLAGVGIRAFHATPADDNRYLMEDATGGRLVQAGAESMRHRLGDPGSARLALCGHSHLARLIELETPAVTLLNPGSVGCPAYSDPTPPEPHVSEVGSPHARYAIVSAADGALTSIDMVAVPYDWKAAAARAAELGRQDWARGLTSGFAK
- a CDS encoding gamma carbonic anhydrase family protein, whose amino-acid sequence is MLPGPAFPLTSAHVAIDSAAFVHPSAQIYGKVRLGAGVSVWPNAVIRAEAHEVVIGEGSNVQDFVMIHVGSGFPTIVGANCSITHRVTLHGCTLGDNVLVGIGATIMDGSVIGENSIIAGGAFLKEGTIVPANSIVAGIPAVVKASRDNSRANRFNAWLYAKNAEAYARGEHRVWADIDLLNAQARFGAEPSQ
- a CDS encoding ferredoxin--NADP reductase; protein product: MSNLNSERVLEVRHYTDRLFSFKTTRDPAFRFVNGQFTMIGLEIEGRPLMRAYSMASSNYEETLEFFSIKVANGPLTSRLQHIKVGDTVLVGRKPTGTLVQDALLPGKNLYLCGTGTGLAPFMSVIKDPDIYDRFDNVVLIHGTRTISEQAYRGYIEDELPNDELMGELVREKLKYYPTVTREPFVHNGRITNLLASGKLQEDLGLQPLDPANDRVMICGSPALLADMVKMLEEKHFDEGAISKPGHFVIEKAFVEK
- a CDS encoding sugar kinase, which gives rise to MPDILCFGEPLGEFNQTRPGEPNYLFGYGGDTSNCAIAAARSGASVGVIGAVGDDSFGRGFFDLWQAEGIDTSAMRLRSGADTGLYFVTHGPEGHEFTYRRAGSAAARVEATDLPLAAISQAKILHVSGISQAISPNASDAVIAAIEAARAAGVTVSYDTNLRLRLWPIERARAVTNAAMALADIALPGVDDARQLTGRETPDAIADFYLEGGSKIVALTLGKDGALIATSTERRVIPSIPVKAVDATGAGDCFDGAFLAEWLNSGDPFAAGRYACAAAALSATGFGAVAPLPRRATVLAALAGAEA
- a CDS encoding pyroglutamyl-peptidase I encodes the protein MKTLLVTGFGPFPGWERNPTPAMVQAVARARLPGIRVVPHVFNTVYTEVERDLPRLIDLAKPDAVLLFGLAGRTGHLRIERHAHNVTTRRVPDASGVFHVRPDIADGEPYRKSTGFRTLALTETLRQAGLNARLSDSAGQYLCNFSYWHALEAVAAGRTARALFVHVPLPLRSGPSARGDFTRRLTEADLADAAVIAASAIMA
- a CDS encoding aspartate dehydrogenase, with the translated sequence MSPTRIAIAGLGAIGKTLARRISDGTLPGLTLAAIASGDRAKAEAWLKSEGIACPVVDLADFPKLADLAVECAPASIIEEICVPMLKAGKKVMVLSCGALLPRPHLMELAKAHGGQIIVPTGALLGLDAVTAAAEGTIHSVKMTTRKPPVGLKGAPYLIEKGLDMDKVTTPTLVFSGTAREAAKGFPANVNVAAALSLAGIGPDRTTIDIWADPGVTRNCHSIEVDADSAKLTLAIENIPSENPKTGRITALSVIAALRKLNAPLRIGT
- a CDS encoding TIGR03808 family TAT-translocated repetitive protein, encoding MSLNRRSFLFASAAVLAVPASARAAVLEGTGFGLRPGASDDQTRAFQRAVDTAAGSRMPLSLAAGTYKVGEIRIPAGAHIHGVRGQTRLLFQGGTGCLVAPRADQITLSGLVVDGQGKPLPDRRGLISLHQGRSVRVEDCEIAGSTHHGLVLEGIEGLVRGNTISGVAKAGLVALDSAGLTISQNTIRSAANNGILVWRTNAGDDGTIVDSNRIEEIGARDGGSGQNGNAINVYRAGNVTISGNRIRGAAFSAIRANGTANISITGNNCASLGEVAIYVEFGFEGAVVANNIIDGAALGIVATNFNHGGRLANIHGNIIRNLVGQRPAGTDPNDASGIGIAAEADAAISSNIIEGAPTAGIWLGWGQYMRDLSVTANVIKGSPVGIAVSVAPGAGEALVANNLVQGASRGAVVGMEWKRPVTGDMTRDGVGRFAQLTVAGNRVR
- a CDS encoding tripartite tricarboxylate transporter substrate-binding protein → MFARLTRRAALAAALLALPATAFAQSWPTRPVTMIIPFAAGGPTDVLGRVMAERMSQILGQQVIVENVGGAGGMTGTARVARQGQDGYSFVLGTVGTHAVNQTLYKEPLYNAATDFAPVTLIAEVPLILITRKDFPASNLQEFIAYVKANQSKLQYASAGAGSAVHLGCLYLNSVIATNDVTHVPYRGSAPAIQDLVGGRVDYMCEISSTALPHIQGGTVKALATMTSARAAVLPDLRTAQEQGLQGFEAYTWNAFFMHKAVDPAILARLRAVTIEAMDTAAVRDRLVALGATMAVPDRRGGPYLQRLVESEIAKWAGPIRASGATQ